DNA from Hippocampus zosterae strain Florida chromosome 18, ASM2543408v3, whole genome shotgun sequence:
GTTCTCTTTGAGACCATTCGCCGCGAGATGCAGCACAGCCCGGACTACAAGCTCTCCCTATTTGACCTGCAGACGGACTCATACCAGGCTCTCCAGAGGGTCCTCGTCAGCCTGGGTAGGATATTAACTCAACAATAATAGCATTTCATGTAACGAATATTAGAATTTAGTTTGTAAATCCAGGTCAGCAGCCAAAGTCGTTTTGGCACCGATCATCCATCACTGTCGATTTACAAACATTTGTTTCCTGTTCTTCCACAGGCCGCCATGAGGAGGCGCTGGCCATAGCGGAGCGAGGACGAACGCGGGCCTTCACTGACCTACTGGTGGAACGTCAAAAAGTACACAAGCAGTCAGCAGGCTCAGACCAGTATGCCCCGGTTACGGTGGAGCACATCCTGGAGACGGTCAACTCCCAGAAGGCCATGGTGCTGTATTTCTCCGTGGTGGGAGACTTCCTGTACAGCTGGCTGCTGGCTCCCGGCTCAGGTAGTAAAATATACAACACTTAACGTTTTCCGCTTCCCTTTTTAAACATCTCTCCACTATTGTCATGGTGATGGCACAGGCATCGTCAAGTTCAACCAGACTTGTCTCGGAGCTGACGCGCCGGAGTTCCAAGAGAGCTTGAGCTTGCAGGATGCGAGTCCGCTCTCGCTGGAGCAGTTCATCAGCAACGCCAGAGAGGTTCTGGGAATTGATGGAAACCTCGGCGGGTAAAACACGACACAACTTTACTGCGTTACGACGTACTTTGAGGACTCTTGTGTTTAAGCCGTGGTTTGATTGCCTAAATTAGTCACAGGATTCTTCAGGTCATGTAATGTCTATTCAGTGGTTCTGGAGGTTCCGCTTGTGCTGGAGTTGTAAGAAGCATGTATTCCCAACCAGACCTTAAGAAGCCTAATCTAATGAAGTCATAGACGATGAGAAGAatggagcgttagcgcggagcgccgatgcggatttggaacagggagtcgcggcttggagtttgaagcggactACGTGGGACatgagaagtgaactaatctctattcgtcaatggacgctacagcttcgtgtttgctttcaaaacttagcttgtagcagacgtgtgcacattttcagcatgacgtatctgatccactggtgaaaggacactttgatcttctctttcatctagaactgcttcagacaacaaagtgtatgcagaaaattggtgaagattgcacgactgtctgtgtcctatgtgttgtgttatttttgttattttgacttcaaaatggcgccgcgagagtggctgcctttccagcagctcctatattttgttgttctacttcttcctttcataactttgctgctgtgaattgggaatttctccattatgagactaataaagatttcttatcttatatttagACTTATTGAAGCTATATTCCCTTGTAGGCTTAACGCGGGCAGTGAGACCGAAAGCGAAACCGGAGATGTTCCGAAGCGACACTTTGACGAGCGCAATGACAAAATGAACTCCGATGACGATCCCAGCGGCTACCTGCGCATGGTGTCCAGGAACAACATCTTCAACGGGTGACTCTTCCCTTTAAGCAGCTAGTTTAGCATGTTAATGTAGCAAGCGAGCACAATCAATACAAACTCAGCATGCTAGAGAAATTGCTTGCGGAAGGGATTAGCTGTTTTACTACAACGGTCTGTACTTCACACGTCTAAGATGACCATTGACCATTCTGTATAAGTACCTTACACACAAGACAAtgagctagaaaaaattttgcTTAGCTGCGGACTGTGAAAGGGCTTTTCTGCTTCATTTTGGTGGACAGAAGCTGCCGCAGTGTACGTAGCATCAACGGCAGTTCTTTAGCGAAGGACGGCTCGTCTTCTCCTTCCCGCTGGTCGGGTATCAAACCTTCTCCTCTACGTGCTCTCTATGACTTGCTCATTGGGCCGATGGAAACGGTACGTACGCACGACGAGCAAGGTGGTCTGTCCATTTAGCAGCGGTAGGAGTTTCAAGTCCCGGTTTGAGAAAAGTcaattcatttgtgttttttatttcagGCCCTGCTGCATGGAGGTGGTCCAACGGGCCGACACCGGCAACTAGTTCTGGTCCTGGAGGGTGACTTGTACCTGGTGCCTTTCGCCTTGCTCAAAGGCAGCTCCTCAAACGAGTTCCTCTATGAGATGTTCAGTCTGCTTTGCGTGCCCTCATTAGCAAGCCTCCGAGTTTCCGAAAAGCATTCTAACCCCGGTGTCGCCTCACCCTGCTTCGACGCAGGCTCAGCGGCCACCGTAGTGGGGGCGCCGCACCTGCCGCCCGGTATGATGCGGCGCTGGATGTGGGGGCCGCTGCCTTCGGCCCAGGATGAGGCTCTGTGTCTGGGGGAGCAGCTTAGGTGTCGCCTGCTCACCGGCGTCAACGCCACAAAAGAGAGCGTCGTCGCTGCCCTCTCGCAGGCACAGTGCATTCATTTCGCCACTCATGTCTCCTGGAAACTCGCCGCCCTGGTGCTCGCCCCCAGCCGGGAACGAACCGCCGgccaggaagaagaggaggaggaggaggaggggggccgGCGGACGCTGCCATCAAGCGCGGACCGCTGTGTCGGAGGAAAGAGGAGTTGCAAGGACGTTGACAGCATCGAAAGCGCATGCAGCGGTCCGCCGCTTCAAGACTTCCTCCTCACGGCGGCGGATATCTTGGAACTCAACCTGAGTGTCAAGCTGGTGGTCCTCAGGTCGGTGGTTAAGGTTTCCGCGAAGGTTCTTAACGTTAACGGTATCTAAATGATATAAGACTTTTAGGACAGCGTTACGGTTTCAAAGACTGCCGGCCATCTCCCAGGTTGTACCCGGAGTGTGGTGTGTGGCTGACATGTGACGGCTTGTTGGGCCTGACCGGAGCCTTCCTGTCGGCAGGCGTGCGATGCGTCTGCGTGTCGCTGTGGCCCACGCCGCCGCCTGCCGCCAAACTCTTCATGCAGACCTTCTACTCGGCCCTGCTCAACGGCGCCCCCTCAACCGCTGCACTCAACGGCGCCATGAGGGCGCTACACAACAGCGAGGACTTTGCACACCCCTCCAACTGGGCAGGTGACCGCATTCAAAACCCTTCCTTGAAACCTGACGTTGAAACCCGCACAGCAATTTTTGAAACAATGAAACACTAACCCTGGcttcatgttttcatttgaaacctGACTGAGGACTTGAAACCTGTGTTTAAATCctcactttgaaaccctaacttgaaactgTAAACCTGTTTGGAAACCCTTTGCGTTTTGCCCTCTTTGACAATGTCgtgttttgaaatcaaaacaagCACTATGTGTTGTCGCACAGGTTACCTTCTGATCGGTAGCGATGTTAAGGTCAACGGTCCCGAGTCTGCGCTGCGAcaggccttggcagaggtcctCCGGCATGCCAACCGGGCCAGGGACGCCCTGAGGGTTCTTCTGCACCTGGTCAGAAATCAAGACACGCGGCGTGACGTGATCGATATGCGATGCTTCTTTTGCGATAATCTGATCATACAAAAATAATCTGATACGTGTTGTGTGCAGGTGGAGAAGGCCTTGCAGCGGATTCACACTGGCCACACGAACCCCATGTATACATCACAGCAAAGTGTGGATAATAAGGTGtgtggctttctttttttttggggggttggggggcaagTGTGTATTTCCCCCATTGTGTGCACATCTATGCTACCCTTCAGTTGTCTGCTGTGTACGTGTTAAAAGGTCGGCGGCGTACCCGGGTGGCGCTCCCTGTTGTCGGCGTTGGGTTTCCGTTTGGACGTAGGCAAATCCGGCCTCCCCGCCGCCGTCTTCTTCCCCACGTCGGACCCTGGAGAACGGCTGCAACGGTGCAGTCTCACCATGCAAGCCCTACTCGGTACTGAGCTTTCAAAGCACAGTTAAGGTTTCATATTCAACATTTGAACCTGGGTTAGGATTTGAAAGTGTAGTTTTAAATAAGGGCTTATTTAGGGCAGGGTTCGGCAACCTTTTATACTCAAAGAGCCATTTTGACCCGGTTTCCACGGAAAACACAACACTGGGGGCCACAAACACTTTTTGACATTAGAAACGATGATGTTAACCTTGAACAGAGAATTCGGAGTCCAAATAGATGGCTCTATTCCTTTATTTCCTCCCTTTTTTGGGCTCTGCCTTGCCTGTTTTAATCAAGTGGCCACACCTGGTGGGGTTTTGAGGCATGCCGGGAAATGTCGTTTCTGAATTATCGGCCATTGGAAAGCACTTCATAAGTAATAGCTCATTGACCATTGTGTGTTGAGGTCTGAGTGCTGCTGCTCTTCGGGCTCTTTGCAAACTGGTGTCGGCACCTGAGGCAGGAGAGCAACTCATACACAAGGTAACCGACTCCACACCACTCACATTTGCTTTGAAACGACTTTGCTGTCAACgaggtacagtcaaacctcggttttcgaacatctcggttctcaaccaaatcggttttcgaccaaaaattacGAGTTTTTtacgcctcggattacgaccgaaaatcgatTCTCgagcaaactgagcgcacttgaatgcgccacgtaactcctcccactttcctcgtctacccgaggaagcgtcacttccttgtgtagcattctattgtgagcagacgtcttcaataaagattttttttaagagcgtggtttcggttttcgaacaaatcggttttcgaacagccttctggaacggattatggtcgaaaaccaaggtATCACTGTACATTGAAATGAACTTGTACGGTATCCTTCTCAGTGACTTTTCTCGTGTATCCTTCCGCAGCTCCATCAGGTGCTTCTGCAGCTGCAGTCAACTGACGGCGAGCGTGACCAATCAACGGCTGCCATTCCAATGTCCCTCAGCGTGCAGGCATGGAGGCTTCCGGGCTGTCACGAGTTCCTCGCCGCGCTCGGTAGAAAAAGCACAAAGGAAGCAAACGAAAGCCCGAGAGAGTATCACAACAGATCCTAATGTTTTCTTGCCAGGGTTTGACCTATGCGAGGTGGGTCAGGAGGATGTTCTGTTGAAGACGGGGAAGCAGGCCAGCATGCGTGTCATCAATTTTGCTCTCCGGTCACTCCTGGCGCTCTTTGGTGAGAACACCTCATTGTGTGTTTCCACTTCGCTTCTATTCTGTGTGAAAGGTATCCACGtggaatcaagtcaagtcaagtcaacgggtATAAACGGGCGAATAAACCAGCTCGTCAAGCAATAGCGATTGACTGCCGGACAATTTAAATTGATTGACAGGTTAATAGGTGAGCAATCCAGATTAACATCAAAACTTTCTAGTTTTACCCACCCAATGCAGGGTTGATTGCTGACCAATCCAGTGGAACAAGAAACTAGTCCAGACTGGCCAGTCCAGTTTGACTGGGGACCAATCAAAGTTGACTACAGTCAACGCAGGTTGACAGGAGACCAGTTTATTCTCTTAGGAAATGATGTTAAAGTGACTGAAGCGGCAAATCCAAAAAGTAAAAACCCTGCAGTAGTTTGGCTTTAACCACAAGTGCTTCTGTGCTTACCGGCAGGTTCCCTAAACGAGACCATGTGACAATTGAGGTTGGTGACCAATCCAATGTGACAGGCAACCAAACAGATTTAGATGCAAACTATCCAGATTAAAACTCATtccgtaccagccaattctggaccaagtctgaaaagacgtttaaaaacgtctttgggagtgaatgaattaaGTACGATGACTAGAGACCAATCCAAGATAACAATCAACTGGTCCATATCGACTGGGAACAAACCTAAATTGACTGACGATGCGCTAAATTGACTGACGACCAATCCAGATTAACTGGTGACCAATCGTGTAGGATTGGTCATGTGTGACACGCTTCTTCTCGGTCCTGTTTCAGACGCCACGGATCTTCCCAAGCGTGTGAGCATGTACAGCTCCTCCTCTCTGGAGTCTCTCTCGTCCTCCCCGTTGGCCCCTCAGCACCCGTCTTTTCCCGCCTCGCCGCCCCGTCCTTCCGTCCCGCCCGCGATCTGCCCGGATGCATTGTCCAGCGACGCCATCTCCGTATATAGCCTCAGCTCGCTCACCTCCTCCTTCAGCTTCTTGTCACGGCCCGAGCCCGCAGGAAGTGATGTCGACAGCCGGTGCACGCAACCGCAGGAGGTGATGATGACGCCTGGCCGCTCCAGGCGAGTGACCAATCAGGGCAAAGGGGAGGCGGGCGATGAGGACTACCAGGGCTACGCCATCATTAGTAGTGAGCCTCTGAAGCCAGAACATCGTGACACACCATCTGCAGGACACTCCCACACCAGGGGGGCCACTGGACGAGGGTCTGCCACCGCTTCCCCGGCAGCATCTCGCAACAAAGCGCCACCACCAAAAGTTCCTGCTAAGCCGCATTACAAACAGAAAATGTGAGTTTTTTACTTCGCCACGACACACTTTGTACTAAGGCAACGGTTGTCTGAATTTAGTTGTGAGATAATTGACTTTGGTTCCAAAACTCACTGATTGCGATCCAAATATTCCTTTTCGCAGTTCATCTCCTCAGAGGAGCATGACGACCGGCAAAGGGAAGATTAGCAACTTCGAGTCAGACCGCTCAAGTACGGCGACCGACAGCACCATCAAGTCCCGGGAGGAGCGGAGCATACCGGCGGGACAGCTGGACCCCCTGGAGCTGGCTCGCAAGATCCTGGAGGAGACCCAGGGCCACATGCGAGCTGTGGAGAGCCTGCAGAGGGTCCCGGGGCGGCGTTGTCTCTCGACGCCCACCACCCCGATTCTGAGCAGGGGGGCACGTGCTTTTCAGCCGTCTGAGACCAGCGCCTTCAGCAGACCTCCAAGTAGAACGAGTCTCAGTGCTGTGCCCCTCAGTCCTATCTCTCCCAGACCACCATGCCGCTCCTCTTCCCTGCAGAAGCTCATTCCGCCCTCATCTCCCAAAGATCTCAACAAACGTTCAACGAGCAGTGAGTTTCACCTGAAACTACCTGACAGAGAGTGCAACTTCAAACCTTTGCCTCGAGGCGGGTCTTTTCTCAGAGCGTCAACTGGGAGAGATTCCCACATCAAACAACCAGGGAAAGGGTCCCGCCTTAAAACCTCATCTGCAATTGAATCCCGTCTTAAACCGTCACCTGCCAACGAATCCCACATCAAACCAGCTGGCAGCGACTCCCACCTCAAGGCTTTTTCCCACCACCAAACTTCGCCTGGCATTGAGTCCAATCTCAAAACGTCCCACCTTAAACCTGCTGGCAGAGATTCTCACAGCAAAACCTCACCTGATATCGATTCCCACTTCAAACGTTCACCTGACAGTAAATCCCACATGAAACCATCTGGCAGAAATACAGATTTCAAACCACCTGGTCGAGAGTCCCACCTCAAACTGCCACTTGAGATTAAGTCCCACCTAAAATCTTCACCTGGGAGCAAGTCCCATCAAAAACCACTGAGCAGTGAAGCACACCTAAAACCCTCCCTGACACTACACCCCTCAACCGTTTCTCGCTCCAAAACCTTCAAGGCAGCTCGCCAACATGAAGGGGTGGCCCCTGCCAGCCTCCTTCCAGTAAAGAAAATGAGTACAGTGCAGAAGGACGTTCTGGGTTTGCTGGACCTTTCGCCGCGACATGAGCCCAGTGAGAGTCTGGACCTTCTCCGCAGTGTGGACCCCAAATCGCCGCCTGCCTCCAAACCTTCTAAGCGCACCAAATTTCCTGCTGGCTACAAATTTCTAGCAGGGCATTTTTTCCATTCCTCTAAATGTTGACATTAGCACCTTCCAGGCTGCCTTGGAGATTGAGTGAACCTGATGTTCTGAGAGGGTTACGGTTGAAGTCAGTGAAATGTGATGAGACGGCGTTGGTTGCTAGGTAACAAATGTTGATGTGAGTGAGGTGGACAGAAAGAAAACTATTGAGGATTGGACATGAGTTCAGATGATTCGGTGCTGATAAAACCCGTCTTTCAATGAAGTAGggattttttgttaaaaataaatcaaaacataatataataatttgcaaatcatggtcAATCCCTTGAATACACTTCAAACGTTTGTTGAatgttgtgaaaagaaaagtttATGTCAgacagtggtaaacatgaccctTTCCCCACCTTTTTGGGGTATGTGTTGCAACCATAAAATCCAAAGCTAATGAtttgatcaaaacaaaaaagttgatcactttgaacattaaatatcttaacTTTGTAGTGCATTCAATGAAATATaggttgaagatgtgcaaattattgtattctgcttttatttatgttcaacATAATAacatcacatacagtatatgttttcaTTTACACGTCtttaatacatacatatacagtataataaaaatattgaattgaaatgattttccatattttttaGTACATTATGTCGTCATTGTCTtgtaattgttcatttttacacAGATTTTTACAATAAAGGGAAGCCCCGCATATTCGCGGTTTACCATGCCTCGGCTAATGATTGATTGTTCGGTTTCACGGTAATGATTTATCGATTGGCTCAGCCAATCCGATGTCCCCCGGAGGGCGGGGCCAATTTGTTGACCGTGCGTTCTCGTTTTTGCCTCGACACTGCGCAGGCGCAGACCGGCGGATGAAGATGGTGCTCATCAAGGAATAGTGAGTCTGacgtgttggttttttttccctttttcccccctaatCATCGTTTTGgcgcattttcattcatttaagaGCTTTATACCGAGCCTTGAACACGCGGCGTATTTCGCCGGGTTTGTCAGTCGGTAGCCCTCCAAAAGACCTATTGAGAGCGGGCAGGATAACGGACGCGGTTAACGGGACACCGGTCTTTTTAAGGCGTCGCTCGTGAAAAGCTTTCGCTAGCTGCGAGGGTGGACAATTAGCCTCCGACTATGAGTCgtataaaaaaaagcacacacagatCGTCGCGTTTAGCCCGTTCAACATTGGGGCGTATTTGTGCTAAACCGACTAGCTTCGGATAACCTGTTAGCATCTCGTTACAGCCCCAAAGTGTCGTAATGTTAAGCTTTTGAGGGACAGATTAAGACTCCGTCGGATTTAGCCGTAAAGGCTAACAAGCGAGGCTAGGAGCTTTGCTAGCCAGAACACTTCCCTAGCCCCGCAGCCCACATCAACAGAGAAATGTCACAATATCTGGCAGTGTTGTGAACACTTTAAACGACTATACGACTCTCCCCCATGTTTTTCCCCCAGActgcttgaaagtgctctataaatacatttgagttaagTTGAGAAAGAGGATGCGGAAAGTGCTTGTACATTGTCATCTTGCTCCCTTTTCGATGGGGCGATTAAATGCCAACTGTTAGCTTGGCTGATCTGTAAAACAACGAGGTTTCAGATTTTAAAACGGTGTTTAAACTACGACCACGGCGTTGTATCTACCTTGGTAATAAACCAACTAATAGCGTTATTGGTCATTAGTCATGACCAGAGATTTTAACTATTTCAAGCCTGTGAATTTACCTGTCGCTCGTGACTTCAAACAGCAATTCATTAAATCAATAAAGAATGAATCCTTGTAAATGCCGtgacaaatacaataaataacaaTTCTGAGGAAGGAAAGGACAACTGAGAAATCGGGTagagtgatttcctttttttaaagcaggttTTCAAACTTTGGGTTCAGGGCACATAATAGTCGCcagtcattttaatttaatttaattttttactgTTCCAGTAAAATtctctcatctttttttattattgtgctAACTAATGACTCAAGCCGTGACTTGTTCTGGGAACTTCAAAAGCTAAGAATCCGCTGTACGTACCTGTAGCTTGATAATAATAAATTCCCTTTTAATATTACATGGTTACAATTATGTTGTGTGTAACACTACATATCCCTGTTGTAGTTGTGACTGTGACACATTCAGAGGAAATAAATCAGAACTGAACGCTCACGTTTTTTCAACGTAAGGTTTGGGGCCCACAATGGTCACTGATCCGTGTTTTATTGACATGTTAAAATTGTGTAATCAGTTTTAATGAGCCATCTTCCAGGCTAATAACTCGAGTCATGACGGACATTTTTGCTATGTAGCTAGCGAACAATTTGGTTATTGTGCCAGTTGTCACCATGGCTTATGGCTTGTGAGTTCAACTGGACtgatagataagataagatatcctttattcgtcccacactggggaaatttacagcctccagcagcaagaatgtatgtagaaagaagaaagagaaaaaaacaacaaacatctttcaattaaatgcaatatgaacaaaaaatggataaatcgcagtactatttacaattttccttcacatcattattattattatgattgttattttttattcatcagcctgacagcagtcggtaggaacgagcgccggtatctctccttcttgcagcgcgggtgtaacagtctctggctgaaggagctaccaagtgctgtcagggcgggctggagggggtgggagggactggccatcatagcttttagcttagttagcatccttctgtagcccacctcctccagagtgtcaagggagcaacccaggacagaactacATACAGAACAGAATAGCACAACAAATATCACAATAAGTGGATCCTACCTGCTGTTTATATTGCATTATATCCCTAATGTAGTTGTAACTGTGACACATTCCATAGATCAATGCATTATCTGAGTCGCTTAGGACAAGGGTCGCGgttgtgctgaagcctatcccagctgacttcgagcAGTTGGCGGGGTgcccatttgaatcaggtgtgttagagGAGGGAGACATGTAAAACAGGATGGTTAGGGACAGTCAAGGATCGGATTTGGGCACCCCTTATTTGAGTTGAAGCTATGATTTGAATATACATCGCCGTAATCAcatctctttttgttttgtgcctGCAGTCGTGTGGTGTTGCCCATTTCTGTTGAAGAGGTGAGTGTCATTGCATGGAAAAGTCATACTACACTGTCACGCTACGTTCATGAACGATGCCAAATGTTCAATGATCTGACCTCCAAGATGGATAATTCCTCAAACCAAGCAGGCCTGCATTCAGTAATTCATAACTATCATATTCTGCAGAGGTTGCTCTCATTCAATTTTCAACGTTATTTTCTTCTCGCGATCACGTACTGACTAATGCCCTTAAGACAAATCAAGTGCAGCAGTGTGGCCTAACAAGCTCAAATGAGCACACGGAGAACCAAGATTAGTTTTGGGAGAAAGGAGGCGGCAAGGTGGAACTGGtaccatttatttaaaaaaaaaaagtgtgaaaaaatctctccctctctctcacacacacacacgcgcacacaattgGAATGATAAAATCCATTTTATGGGGTTCAGTCGATTCATCTGAGGGTGTGCTTTCTGTCGCCAGTATCAAGTGGGCCAGCTGTACTCCGTTGCCGAGGCCAGCAAGAATGAGACGGGCGGCGGCGAGGGCATCGAGGTGCTTAAGAACGAACCCTATGAGGAGGATGGCGAAAAGGGACAGTTCACACACAAAATTTACCACCTAAAGAGGCCAGTCTGCCACTCTCACTTCTGAAATTTACAAGGGACGCCGCTCTGTTGCCTTCTCACCGGGCTCTTTGTCTTTTGCTCCCTTGCAGTAAAGTCCCAGCATACGTGAGGATGCTCGCGCCAGAGTCAgcgtttgtttttcatgaaaagGCCTGGAATGCATACCCCTACTGTCGCACCGGTAAGGCGCCAGACACATTGCAGTGTATTGATTGGTGGACATTGTGTTCCATGTACATAGAATAACATCGGGAgttggttggatggatgaatatgtcATTCACTCATATTTTTATGTACAATTAATTGAATTAACAATCGTTTGATGGCATAAATAAGATGCAAAATGTATGTCATTTTATCTTTGGAAATATGCAATGCGTCCCAAACCGACTTGGAccatcgcaaaaaaaaaccctcagccCTGCGCACGGAGCAATTTAATGTATGGGTGCCGTGCATTGTGAACTATGTAAGCCTTTGTCATACAGTACAGAATGTTGTACCGtatttattttatacatttttttaacaataacaaggtAAAAGTCAAGTCGGAGTAGACAGGTTGCTGCAGAAAGGATGCGGGCAAGATCAAAGCCAAAAAAGACGGGGCTTCAAAGTATGTCACTCAAATAGAGTTGGGTAATCATGGAAGAAGTCATCACAATAATTTGgattgaaattaaaatcacaATGAATCAAACgattattcattgatttcaaaactatgaATGCTAAGTGCAAGACTAACTTGCACCACACCCGCCTGGAGCTGCAgctggctggctagctagcGGGGGTGTGAGCCCGCTCCCGCAAATCTTTCATTCTTGCTTCCACAGCAGCAAATAAGCTAAACTTCTGACAAGTGTTGTTATCGCTGAAGGTCGACAAGGAGCAATTAACAAAAGACTGAGAAGCTAATCACTAAGCTAATG
Protein-coding regions in this window:
- the ttc28 gene encoding tetratricopeptide repeat protein 28 — protein: MNKRAGLPHDTGLSKVDMLDGVLGCEQACQRGDFALAVDLCTEALAADPLNCVVYSTRSAAHLSLGRYHQALHDANKARDINPKWTQAYFRQAVALQHLGRHEDALAAFASGVAQDPKSLQLMSGMVEAAMKSPLRDSLEPTYRKLRAMKLERSPFMVVSLVGQELLAHGFYAAAAEALEAALQIGTCSLKMRGSIFSALSAAYWSLGYTEKSLDFMKQDLDVARTLGDQTGECRAHGNLGSALFSKGSYRDALANHRQQVILAMKLKNKEAAADALSGLGHVYTAIGDYPNALASHKQCVALARQNGCQLSEARQLGDMGAVYTAMGDVTSALRCHQQHLDIAKTLENQREEARAYSNLGSAYHSQRDYDKAVAYHSRVLKLAQELGDRTVEMRAFAGLGHAARCMQDLEGALRYHQHQLEIAEELQDAGAKGRASSNLGIVQQLRGDYKVALKLHKAHLTCAQELGDYAAQGRAYGNMGNAYHALGLYEQAVGFHRQELNISLEVNDRASQASTHGNLAVAYQALGAPDRALKHYLHHLSISRELGDVQSEARALANLGNFHCCRGDYKQALPHYQQYLLLAPGLHDLEGEGKVCHNLAYAHFCLGQYQDAARYYKQDLALAKDRQDKLAQAKAYCNLGLAHKALGEFGRAEECQKYLLQIAQALDNTQAIFRALGNLGDLSVCQEDLQGASSFYQQQLSLAHELSDHKMEADAYSALGSVHRLLGQLDMSLSFHSQELTLRKDLGNHRGECHALGCLAALHMALGDYDTTLQCYEAQLDLAQQLNDAHLESQVHGNMGITKMNMGHFEEAIGFLEQQLAMLQQLNSKEGIVDRGKAYGNLADCYNALGDFEEAIRYYDKALPVAQSLKQVQEQEKAYRGLGNAHRSMGNLQQAVVCLEKRLVVAHEIGGPEGGKAQAYGELGALHSHLGNYEQALSCLEHQLSIARSAGDKSLEAEASDVVGGVYQLMADYETAQQWHQRALDMAEQTGCVKKQTRAYGNLGATYEALGNYERALVFQEQHLSMAAQTNNLVAKTVAYGSLGRIHHALGNYTQAVMYLQEGLRLAEQLARREDEAKIRHRLGLSLWAAENLEEAQYQLYRASVLFETIRREMQHSPDYKLSLFDLQTDSYQALQRVLVSLGRHEEALAIAERGRTRAFTDLLVERQKVHKQSAGSDQYAPVTVEHILETVNSQKAMVLYFSVVGDFLYSWLLAPGSGIVKFNQTCLGADAPEFQESLSLQDASPLSLEQFISNAREVLGIDGNLGGLNAGSETESETGDVPKRHFDERNDKMNSDDDPSGYLRMVSRNNIFNGSCRSVRSINGSSLAKDGSSSPSRWSGIKPSPLRALYDLLIGPMETALLHGGGPTGRHRQLVLVLEGDLYLVPFALLKGSSSNEFLYEMFSLLCVPSLASLRVSEKHSNPGVASPCFDAGSAATVVGAPHLPPGMMRRWMWGPLPSAQDEALCLGEQLRCRLLTGVNATKESVVAALSQAQCIHFATHVSWKLAALVLAPSRERTAGQEEEEEEEEGGRRTLPSSADRCVGGKRSCKDVDSIESACSGPPLQDFLLTAADILELNLSVKLVVLRLYPECGVWLTCDGLLGLTGAFLSAGVRCVCVSLWPTPPPAAKLFMQTFYSALLNGAPSTAALNGAMRALHNSEDFAHPSNWAGYLLIGSDVKVNGPESALRQALAEVLRHANRARDALRVLLHLVEKALQRIHTGHTNPMYTSQQSVDNKVGGVPGWRSLLSALGFRLDVGKSGLPAAVFFPTSDPGERLQRCSLTMQALLGLSAAALRALCKLVSAPEAGEQLIHKLHQVLLQLQSTDGERDQSTAAIPMSLSVQAWRLPGCHEFLAALGFDLCEVGQEDVLLKTGKQASMRVINFALRSLLALFDATDLPKRVSMYSSSSLESLSSSPLAPQHPSFPASPPRPSVPPAICPDALSSDAISVYSLSSLTSSFSFLSRPEPAGSDVDSRCTQPQEVMMTPGRSRRVTNQGKGEAGDEDYQGYAIISSEPLKPEHRDTPSAGHSHTRGATGRGSATASPAASRNKAPPPKVPAKPHYKQKISSPQRSMTTGKGKISNFESDRSSTATDSTIKSREERSIPAGQLDPLELARKILEETQGHMRAVESLQRVPGRRCLSTPTTPILSRGARAFQPSETSAFSRPPSRTSLSAVPLSPISPRPPCRSSSLQKLIPPSSPKDLNKRSTSSEFHLKLPDRECNFKPLPRGGSFLRASTGRDSHIKQPGKGSRLKTSSAIESRLKPSPANESHIKPAGSDSHLKAFSHHQTSPGIESNLKTSHLKPAGRDSHSKTSPDIDSHFKRSPDSKSHMKPSGRNTDFKPPGRESHLKLPLEIKSHLKSSPGSKSHQKPLSSEAHLKPSLTLHPSTVSRSKTFKAARQHEGVAPASLLPVKKMSTVQKDVLGLLDLSPRHEPSESLDLLRSVDPKSPPASKPSKRTKFPAGYKFLAGHFFHSSKC